A single region of the Gracilibacillus caseinilyticus genome encodes:
- a CDS encoding chromate transporter gives MKHFQIFWAFFKVGILGYGGGPSSIPLVHKEVVDHYKWMDNDEFSDILAIGNTLPGPIATKMAGYIGYRVSGWLGVLNAVISTILPSIIAMIFLLVSLRTFSELPWVTGMTHAIVPVVGVMLAILTWDFVKKGHKDLGWKFNAVLIIVSTILLQFLNIHPAIIIIILLIIAFTTTPREKGKEEVQ, from the coding sequence ATGAAACACTTTCAAATTTTTTGGGCGTTTTTCAAGGTCGGTATCCTAGGCTATGGAGGCGGGCCGTCATCCATTCCATTAGTTCATAAAGAAGTGGTGGATCACTATAAATGGATGGATAATGATGAATTCTCAGATATCCTGGCAATCGGTAATACTTTACCAGGTCCTATCGCTACCAAAATGGCGGGTTATATCGGTTATCGAGTATCAGGCTGGTTAGGCGTTTTGAACGCTGTAATATCAACTATTTTACCATCGATTATTGCCATGATATTTCTGCTTGTTTCTTTACGAACTTTTAGCGAATTACCTTGGGTGACAGGTATGACACATGCAATCGTTCCAGTAGTTGGCGTCATGCTCGCCATTTTGACATGGGATTTCGTAAAAAAAGGACACAAGGATCTAGGATGGAAATTCAATGCAGTACTGATCATAGTCAGTACGATCCTGCTGCAATTTCTTAACATTCACCCTGCTATTATTATTATCATTTTATTAATTATTGCGTTTACTACCACACCGAGAGAAAAAGGAAAGGAGGAAGTGCAATGA
- a CDS encoding chromate transporter, giving the protein MIYWEIFLAFFIPGIVGYGGGPASIPLVQNEVVNRYEWLSLSEFGEVLAIGNALPGPIATKMAGYIGFEQAGILGASVGVFATVAPSLILMIILLSILYKFRNSPKVKRMTMFIRPTIAVLLGILTYQFFFQSYDNEGVFQTIILIGLSWLFLVKLKVHPAFVILGALCYGAVFLA; this is encoded by the coding sequence ATGATTTATTGGGAAATATTCCTTGCTTTTTTCATTCCTGGAATAGTTGGATATGGCGGCGGACCTGCCAGTATTCCTTTAGTGCAAAACGAAGTCGTTAATCGCTATGAATGGTTAAGCCTGTCTGAATTCGGCGAAGTGCTCGCTATCGGCAATGCTCTCCCAGGTCCCATCGCTACCAAAATGGCGGGATATATCGGATTTGAACAGGCTGGTATTCTAGGCGCTAGTGTCGGCGTCTTCGCAACCGTCGCTCCATCGTTAATACTGATGATCATTCTATTAAGCATCTTATATAAGTTCCGAAATTCACCGAAGGTAAAAAGAATGACCATGTTCATACGACCTACCATTGCCGTCTTACTCGGTATCCTAACCTATCAATTCTTTTTTCAGTCGTATGATAATGAAGGAGTATTTCAAACCATTATATTAATCGGCCTAAGCTGGCTTTTCTTAGTAAAACTGAAAGTCCACCCAGCATTTGTCATCCTGGGCGCACTATGTTACGGAGCTGTCTTTCTTGCCTAG
- a CDS encoding ion channel, giving the protein MSQVIILAAIIFIIIQLVYFFTNKTYKDSYFSGVLFKKLFFVLTAITFGFAVLYYALSFQETVVVQSLSSNKPIDPTLGNLLYFSGVTMLSVGYGDMLPVNSARFFALIQAGIGVLLPTAYFLKAIQQSNSNKES; this is encoded by the coding sequence ATGTCACAAGTAATCATTTTAGCTGCTATTATTTTTATCATTATTCAATTGGTATATTTTTTCACAAACAAAACGTATAAAGACAGTTATTTCAGTGGTGTTCTATTCAAAAAATTATTCTTCGTTCTGACCGCCATCACATTTGGATTTGCTGTTTTATACTATGCATTGTCCTTTCAAGAAACCGTGGTGGTACAAAGTCTGTCTTCCAATAAACCAATTGACCCCACTTTAGGAAACCTATTATATTTCAGTGGTGTCACCATGCTATCTGTCGGGTATGGCGATATGTTACCAGTAAATTCGGCTCGGTTTTTCGCCCTAATTCAGGCAGGCATTGGCGTATTATTACCTACCGCTTATTTTCTCAAAGCAATACAGCAATCCAATAGCAATAAAGAAAGCTAA
- a CDS encoding Lrp/AsnC family transcriptional regulator — MKLDEKDKKILELLSINGRMSYVDIGKELGLSRVAVRERVNQLIEEGIIEGFSAVINSEKVGMQVSAFFEVDCHPSSLVEVAETLADNPYVASCYQMTGPSTLHMHVLVEDFKKLESFINEDLYSLSGITRVESHILLRRFKSRKGLKL; from the coding sequence ATGAAATTAGATGAGAAGGACAAAAAAATATTAGAGTTACTTTCTATTAATGGTCGGATGTCATATGTGGATATTGGCAAAGAGCTTGGTCTATCTAGAGTTGCGGTAAGAGAGCGGGTCAATCAATTGATCGAAGAAGGTATTATTGAAGGATTCAGCGCTGTCATTAATTCAGAAAAAGTAGGGATGCAAGTATCTGCCTTTTTTGAAGTAGATTGTCATCCTTCTTCATTGGTGGAAGTGGCAGAAACGTTAGCAGACAATCCTTATGTAGCGAGTTGTTATCAAATGACCGGTCCAAGTACCTTGCATATGCATGTACTGGTGGAAGATTTTAAGAAGCTGGAATCGTTTATTAATGAGGATTTGTATAGTTTGAGTGGCATTACGAGGGTGGAAAGTCATATTTTATTACGGAGGTTTAAAAGCAGAAAGGGTCTTAAATTATAA
- a CDS encoding TRAP transporter substrate-binding protein, with the protein MKKQFVCLSMLFVLVFVIAGCGGSETNGTGEADASSDDIYELKLHHDLAADSPQHLGAEKFKELVEEKTNGRVEVKLFPSGQLGDDVEVTELIQSGSVEAGLIPTAKLSTFDASMQLPDLPFIFPSREAAYEVLDGEVGQELLAGLADIGITGASFWESGFKQFTNNEKIEKPSDFEGLKIRTMESPIVIEQFKALGANPVPISFAETYNSLQQNVVEGQENPLVSIVKMKFYEVQNYTILSNHGYLAYAFLLSKDWFEGLPEDIQTVILESSQEAAEFEREETIAQEEDFIKTIEDYGTEVYELTDKQLAVFQEETKSVHEQFADEIGPDLLDKTYEIVESVEK; encoded by the coding sequence ATGAAAAAACAATTCGTGTGTTTATCAATGTTATTCGTTTTGGTTTTCGTAATTGCAGGCTGTGGAGGAAGTGAAACGAACGGTACAGGTGAAGCGGATGCATCGTCTGATGATATATATGAGCTGAAATTACACCATGATTTGGCAGCAGACAGTCCTCAGCATTTAGGGGCAGAAAAATTTAAAGAATTAGTCGAAGAAAAGACAAATGGGCGTGTTGAAGTCAAACTTTTCCCGTCTGGACAATTAGGTGATGATGTGGAAGTAACGGAGTTAATCCAAAGTGGTAGTGTGGAGGCTGGATTAATTCCAACGGCAAAACTATCAACATTTGATGCAAGCATGCAGCTTCCTGATTTGCCGTTTATTTTCCCATCACGAGAAGCTGCATACGAGGTGCTTGATGGAGAAGTGGGGCAAGAACTGTTAGCTGGTTTAGCGGATATTGGTATTACGGGTGCATCATTCTGGGAAAGTGGTTTTAAACAATTTACCAATAACGAAAAAATAGAAAAGCCATCAGATTTTGAGGGACTCAAGATTCGCACGATGGAAAGTCCGATAGTTATTGAACAGTTCAAAGCTTTAGGTGCTAACCCTGTGCCGATATCTTTTGCGGAAACATACAATTCACTTCAGCAAAATGTGGTAGAGGGGCAAGAAAACCCCTTGGTTTCGATTGTGAAAATGAAGTTTTATGAAGTCCAAAATTATACCATTTTATCCAATCATGGTTATTTAGCCTATGCGTTTTTATTGAGCAAAGACTGGTTTGAAGGTTTACCGGAAGATATTCAAACAGTTATTTTAGAATCATCGCAAGAAGCGGCAGAATTTGAGAGGGAAGAGACAATTGCTCAGGAGGAAGATTTTATTAAAACGATTGAAGATTACGGAACGGAAGTATATGAATTAACTGACAAGCAACTTGCTGTTTTTCAAGAAGAAACGAAAAGTGTTCATGAACAGTTCGCGGATGAAATTGGCCCAGATCTGTTAGATAAAACATATGAAATCGTTGAATCTGTAGAGAAATAA
- a CDS encoding amidohydrolase family protein gives MKRVAKPGEIGNQGNIEVRNGRELYLIPPFVNGHSHSYTGILKRTVNKVPLDLYMLDAIALGENRESDLIYDCTYLRGLELLRNGFQVTDDHFSQRPYLNEEGIQAAIQAYKDLGLKAVIAPMFSDLVYMDSLPFVTNKKGASSPISPYAQLIEQLMKKYKSDSIIEIALGVDGVQRCTDDLLLSDKTFAARV, from the coding sequence GTGAAAAGAGTCGCTAAACCAGGCGAGATAGGAAACCAAGGTAATATAGAAGTGAGAAATGGAAGAGAGTTATATCTTATTCCTCCTTTTGTGAATGGTCACAGTCATTCCTACACAGGCATTTTAAAAAGAACTGTTAATAAAGTTCCATTGGACTTATATATGCTGGATGCCATTGCGTTGGGTGAAAATCGTGAATCTGACCTGATTTATGACTGTACTTACTTGCGTGGCCTAGAGTTACTGCGAAATGGTTTTCAAGTCACTGACGATCATTTTTCCCAACGACCATATTTAAATGAAGAAGGCATACAGGCAGCAATTCAAGCTTATAAAGATTTAGGCTTGAAAGCAGTAATTGCTCCTATGTTTTCCGATCTAGTTTATATGGATTCATTACCTTTTGTGACAAATAAGAAGGGAGCGTCATCTCCTATAAGTCCTTATGCACAATTAATCGAACAATTGATGAAAAAGTACAAATCAGATTCAATAATCGAGATTGCATTAGGAGTAGATGGCGTACAGCGGTGTACAGATGATCTTCTGCTAAGTGACAAGACGTTTGCAGCAAGAGTTTGA
- a CDS encoding TRAP transporter large permease, translating into MIWFFVLLLVLVFTGMPMFMAIASSVLFMLLFVNGIPAETVVQRMFSGLNQFPLMAIPLFILAANIMSRGGISKRVIALTNSLIGKVPGGMSVSVVLACLFFGAISGSSPATVVAIGSMMLPAMLKKNYPESFATGLIGSTSSLGIIIPPSITMIVYGAVTGTSVGELFIAGLSAGIVFAVVFIAYCIFYGKKYQLISDEPWSVRQILLRTKEALWGLGIPIIIIGGIYGGLFTPTESAGVAVIYAFLISMFVYREMKWKELFDVFVDSGKTTATVMIILASASVLSWYLTVEQITVQVTEFMTGLTENKIVILLLINIIILVAGMFLDGSSLIVILAPLFYAIGVSYGIDPVHLGVIMTVNSAIGMFTPPFGLNLFVLMGISRQSLLKLSKGMVPFIVISIIVLIIITYIPTVSMFLPNLLYSK; encoded by the coding sequence ATGATTTGGTTTTTTGTGTTGTTGTTAGTGTTAGTTTTTACTGGAATGCCTATGTTCATGGCAATTGCAAGTTCTGTATTATTCATGCTGTTGTTTGTGAATGGTATTCCGGCAGAAACAGTTGTTCAACGAATGTTTTCTGGATTAAACCAATTTCCGCTAATGGCTATTCCTCTCTTTATTTTGGCTGCGAACATAATGAGTCGAGGAGGTATTTCGAAACGAGTTATTGCTTTAACGAATTCACTGATTGGCAAAGTACCGGGTGGAATGTCTGTTTCGGTCGTGCTTGCTTGTTTATTTTTTGGTGCAATATCAGGATCTAGTCCTGCGACTGTTGTGGCGATCGGAAGTATGATGCTGCCTGCAATGCTGAAAAAGAATTATCCTGAGTCGTTTGCAACTGGGTTAATCGGCTCTACGTCATCATTAGGTATCATTATTCCCCCGAGTATTACGATGATTGTCTATGGAGCAGTCACCGGAACCTCTGTTGGAGAATTGTTTATAGCTGGCTTAAGTGCAGGAATAGTATTTGCTGTTGTTTTTATTGCTTATTGCATATTTTATGGGAAGAAGTATCAATTGATTAGTGATGAACCGTGGAGTGTTCGACAAATTTTGCTAAGAACAAAAGAAGCGCTGTGGGGATTAGGCATACCAATTATTATTATCGGTGGGATCTACGGAGGACTATTTACACCGACGGAATCGGCAGGTGTCGCTGTTATTTATGCATTTTTGATATCCATGTTTGTGTATAGAGAAATGAAGTGGAAGGAGTTATTTGACGTATTTGTCGACTCAGGAAAAACAACAGCAACTGTTATGATCATTCTTGCTTCAGCATCTGTATTGTCCTGGTATTTAACGGTTGAACAGATAACTGTGCAAGTGACAGAATTTATGACAGGTTTAACGGAAAATAAAATTGTCATTCTTTTATTAATTAACATTATTATTCTGGTTGCAGGTATGTTTTTGGATGGTTCTTCATTAATTGTTATTTTAGCACCACTATTTTATGCCATTGGTGTATCTTATGGTATTGATCCGGTCCATTTAGGTGTTATTATGACGGTCAATTCAGCAATCGGTATGTTCACACCGCCGTTTGGGTTGAACCTTTTTGTTCTGATGGGAATATCGCGTCAAAGTTTATTAAAACTGTCAAAAGGAATGGTGCCGTTCATTGTAATTTCAATAATTGTGTTAATAATCATCACTTATATCCCGACAGTGTCCATGTTTTTACCTAATTTACTGTATAGCAAATAA
- a CDS encoding TRAP transporter small permease produces the protein MGKVIGFIDNIEKVMIASGIFLTSVIIFVNVILRYFFDSGIVWAEESVRYIIIYIVMLGSSLAVTKNDHIAVSIFENSSVEWFAHLIYGLQTILSLVFVLVTTYFGIVVVNSVQETAQISPAMQIPMWSVYMIFPISTALMSVKLIYNVIIWIKTKQIPSKEGDIQ, from the coding sequence ATGGGTAAAGTCATTGGATTTATTGATAATATAGAAAAAGTGATGATTGCATCGGGTATTTTCTTAACCTCCGTTATCATTTTTGTAAATGTTATTTTACGATACTTTTTTGATTCGGGAATTGTCTGGGCGGAGGAATCAGTACGGTATATTATTATTTACATCGTGATGCTCGGTTCTTCATTAGCAGTGACTAAAAATGATCATATCGCTGTTTCGATTTTCGAAAATTCGTCGGTAGAGTGGTTTGCACACTTGATTTATGGTTTGCAAACGATCTTGTCTTTAGTGTTTGTATTAGTTACGACATATTTTGGGATTGTGGTAGTGAATTCTGTGCAAGAAACGGCACAAATCTCCCCGGCCATGCAAATTCCGATGTGGTCAGTGTATATGATTTTTCCGATAAGTACTGCTTTAATGTCAGTCAAACTAATCTATAACGTGATAATATGGATTAAAACCAAGCAAATACCAAGTAAAGAAGGGGACATACAATGA
- a CDS encoding fatty acid desaturase, which produces MSKQKQAQLRKDVMPYASPKSKKSTIQLLNTLPPFFILWFLAYQSLTVSVWLSLAISVVAALFMVRAFIIFHDCAHQSFYQNKKINRIIGTATGVLTHFAFEKWKREHAIHHATSGNLDQRGTGDIWIMTVKEYQRASKWQKFQYRLYRNPFVMFGLGPFMLFLYSNRFNRKDARKKERLNTYLINGLLLLIYLVMFWTLGWQAVLFVQLPIVYVAGVLGVWLFYVQHQFEDSYFEHESEWDYVKAAVDGSSYYKLPKWLEWFTGNIGYHHVHHLAPRVPNYLLNRAHEETPPLQKATTITLKTSLESLRFRLFDEDKKLFVSFKDISLSSKNTNTVRS; this is translated from the coding sequence GTGAGTAAGCAAAAGCAAGCACAGCTACGGAAAGATGTGATGCCATATGCATCCCCTAAATCGAAGAAAAGTACTATTCAACTATTAAATACACTACCACCGTTTTTTATATTGTGGTTTTTAGCCTATCAAAGTTTGACCGTTTCTGTCTGGTTGAGTCTAGCCATCTCTGTGGTTGCAGCGCTATTTATGGTAAGAGCGTTTATTATTTTTCATGATTGCGCCCATCAATCATTTTATCAAAACAAGAAAATAAACCGGATTATCGGAACTGCGACTGGTGTGCTTACTCATTTTGCATTTGAAAAGTGGAAAAGAGAGCATGCAATTCATCATGCTACCAGTGGAAATCTGGATCAGCGAGGGACCGGCGACATTTGGATCATGACGGTGAAGGAATATCAACGTGCAAGCAAATGGCAAAAGTTTCAATATCGTCTTTATCGTAATCCGTTCGTCATGTTTGGGTTAGGTCCATTTATGTTATTCTTGTACAGTAATCGTTTTAACCGTAAGGATGCCCGTAAGAAGGAACGTCTTAACACCTATCTTATTAATGGCTTGTTATTGCTGATCTATTTGGTCATGTTTTGGACATTAGGCTGGCAAGCGGTGCTGTTTGTTCAGTTACCAATTGTGTATGTTGCCGGAGTATTAGGAGTTTGGTTATTCTATGTGCAGCACCAGTTCGAGGATTCTTATTTTGAGCATGAATCAGAATGGGATTATGTGAAGGCTGCAGTTGATGGAAGTTCCTATTACAAACTGCCGAAATGGCTGGAATGGTTTACCGGAAATATCGGCTACCATCATGTGCACCATTTAGCACCAAGAGTTCCCAACTATTTATTGAATAGAGCGCATGAAGAGACACCACCACTACAAAAAGCAACAACGATAACGTTAAAGACAAGCTTAGAATCGCTCCGCTTCCGATTATTTGACGAAGATAAAAAGCTTTTTGTCAGCTTCAAGGACATATCGTTGTCATCTAAAAATACAAATACAGTTCGATCTTAA
- a CDS encoding amidohydrolase family protein, with amino-acid sequence MQQEFDLGWHSHLLESHTQWTISNIRGESLLERMDRYHLLNEKAVFAHAIWTTAKDRKIMKERGVAIVQCACSNLHLGSGICPIHEYRYLGIPWFLGTDGFNCSPLNAFELMRESVRSSRIMTDDSERWLDAYDVFDRMIRHSPLSKDIWGQPFLKEEKRASFIAMSYENIESDHIIQEMAYYETGENVTDIMQDGIRVKRNREAITGLHKEREIRQRLAEKQMDYQKELQEMEALVPIVVDNIQKSWQYVKNEWVEPLPKIKI; translated from the coding sequence TTGCAGCAAGAGTTTGATCTGGGGTGGCATTCTCATCTGCTTGAATCTCATACCCAGTGGACAATTAGTAATATTAGGGGTGAATCATTATTAGAGCGAATGGATCGTTATCATTTGTTGAATGAGAAGGCTGTTTTTGCACATGCCATCTGGACAACGGCTAAAGATAGAAAAATAATGAAGGAACGTGGTGTTGCAATTGTTCAATGTGCATGCAGTAATTTGCATTTAGGATCTGGAATATGTCCTATCCACGAATATCGATACTTAGGTATTCCGTGGTTTCTAGGTACAGATGGTTTCAATTGTTCACCTTTAAATGCATTTGAGTTAATGCGTGAATCTGTGAGGAGCAGTCGAATTATGACAGATGATTCGGAGCGATGGTTGGATGCTTATGATGTATTTGATCGGATGATACGTCATAGTCCTCTAAGTAAAGATATATGGGGCCAACCATTTTTAAAGGAAGAAAAACGTGCTAGTTTTATTGCAATGTCTTATGAAAATATTGAATCAGATCATATTATTCAAGAGATGGCGTATTACGAAACAGGAGAGAATGTTACGGATATCATGCAAGATGGAATACGGGTGAAAAGAAACAGGGAAGCTATTACCGGATTGCATAAGGAACGAGAGATAAGACAGAGATTAGCTGAGAAACAAATGGACTATCAAAAGGAACTGCAAGAGATGGAAGCGTTGGTTCCCATTGTGGTAGATAATATTCAAAAATCATGGCAGTATGTCAAAAATGAATGGGTAGAACCATTACCTAAAATTAAAATATAA
- the yfkAB gene encoding radical SAM/CxCxxxxC motif protein YfkAB, translating to MTIVNQAKRPITPSFDPWEAYLDVEQYGEMTLTNIEFTTTHLCNMRCAHCAVGYTLKDKDPDALPFSLLKERLDEIPHLRTLSITGGEPMMSKKSVREYVVPLLRYAYERGVRTQINSNLTLPYARYEQIIPYLDVLHISHNWGTPEEFAETGFANMERKPSEENRKKYFERMVENSQKLAAAGVMVSAETMLNKRTFPYLESIHDHVVEMGCARHEIHPMYPVDFASKLETLSLQEMQEGIERLLNHRDESVWMLLGTLPIYPCNQDEKELALLKRLYQERNITVRNDPDGRSRLNVNIFSGEVIVTDFGDEEEPSLGNIQTTPLQTSYERWMASKTAKSLNCHCPAVKCLGPNILVKNTYYQDVDFTKRSANISR from the coding sequence ATGACAATTGTCAATCAAGCTAAGCGTCCTATTACTCCATCATTTGATCCGTGGGAAGCATATTTGGATGTGGAACAATATGGTGAAATGACGCTAACTAATATAGAATTTACGACCACCCACTTATGTAATATGCGTTGTGCACATTGTGCGGTTGGTTATACATTAAAAGATAAAGATCCGGACGCACTGCCATTTTCCTTGTTAAAAGAGCGTCTCGACGAAATTCCTCATTTACGTACATTGAGTATTACAGGCGGAGAACCAATGATGTCCAAAAAGTCCGTGCGTGAATATGTCGTACCACTTCTGCGCTATGCGTATGAACGTGGCGTTCGAACACAGATTAACTCTAATTTGACTTTGCCATATGCTCGTTATGAACAAATTATCCCGTATTTGGATGTTCTACATATTTCGCATAACTGGGGAACGCCTGAAGAGTTTGCGGAGACAGGATTCGCGAACATGGAACGAAAACCAAGTGAAGAAAATAGAAAAAAATATTTTGAGCGCATGGTGGAAAATTCACAAAAACTTGCAGCAGCAGGTGTGATGGTATCTGCAGAAACAATGCTGAATAAGCGCACCTTTCCCTATTTAGAATCGATCCATGATCATGTAGTGGAAATGGGCTGTGCGCGTCATGAAATTCATCCGATGTACCCGGTCGATTTTGCTAGTAAATTAGAAACGTTATCACTGCAGGAAATGCAAGAGGGAATTGAACGATTGCTGAACCATCGTGATGAATCAGTCTGGATGTTGTTGGGCACATTACCAATTTATCCTTGTAACCAGGATGAGAAAGAACTCGCATTGTTAAAAAGGCTATACCAAGAACGAAACATTACTGTCAGAAATGATCCTGATGGTCGCTCCCGTTTGAATGTCAATATTTTCTCAGGCGAAGTAATTGTAACCGATTTTGGTGATGAGGAGGAGCCATCATTAGGGAATATCCAGACAACACCATTGCAAACTTCTTATGAACGCTGGATGGCTTCCAAAACAGCAAAGTCGTTAAATTGTCATTGCCCGGCAGTGAAATGTTTAGGACCTAATATTCTGGTGAAGAACACCTACTATCAAGATGTTGATTTCACCAAAAGATCTGCAAACATATCAAGATAA
- the ggt gene encoding gamma-glutamyltransferase encodes MKANRPTVMARNGAVTSPHYLASQTGMKILQKGGNAIHAAISVAATLGVVYPHMNGIGGDNFWLIYNAEEQQLKGLNASGRAGNRASREAYRQLGYQQIPERGYLAANTVPGALSGWVEAYDYAEATTKQSMEWSDLLVDAIDYAGNGYPVTNSQIKMAVPFLEEDRQEDDPFYQIYVKPLVDQIKQGNLFYQKDLANTLQQVAKDKGHSFYHGDLAAKVVRASQMEQGLLTMEDFASHRADWVEPISVDYRDCRAYNLPPNTQGIASLSILNILNQIDLSTINDQEAAYYHTIVEATKLAFRDRDKWVTDPAYTNPPVESLLSTEYGKELAEKISNEESLLFEKQLDPRGDTVWFGVVDQWGNAVSVIQSIYHEYGAAVVPEDTGIILQNRGSFFTLDQHAVNRLQPNKRTFHTLNPAMLFKNDRPFLIYGTMGGEGQPQTQAALVTRMIDYGYSVQAAIEAPRWLFGRTWGATSNSLKLENRITETIRKQLFDNGHDIEVVEAYSDLMGHAGAIKINENNVKHAGSDPRSDGLALGY; translated from the coding sequence ATGAAAGCTAATCGACCAACGGTGATGGCGAGGAATGGCGCAGTAACCTCTCCACATTACTTAGCTTCCCAAACAGGGATGAAAATATTGCAAAAAGGTGGTAATGCGATTCATGCGGCTATCTCTGTGGCTGCAACGCTTGGTGTAGTGTATCCACATATGAATGGCATTGGCGGAGATAATTTTTGGTTGATCTATAATGCGGAAGAACAGCAATTAAAGGGTCTTAACGCCAGTGGTAGAGCTGGTAATCGTGCCAGTCGAGAAGCATATCGCCAACTAGGATATCAACAAATACCAGAAAGAGGCTACCTAGCAGCCAACACGGTGCCAGGAGCTTTATCAGGATGGGTGGAAGCCTATGATTATGCAGAAGCAACGACAAAACAATCGATGGAATGGTCCGATTTACTAGTCGATGCTATTGATTATGCTGGTAATGGTTATCCTGTTACGAACAGTCAAATCAAGATGGCTGTTCCCTTCTTAGAAGAGGATCGACAAGAAGATGATCCATTTTATCAGATTTATGTGAAGCCATTAGTAGACCAAATCAAGCAAGGCAATTTATTTTACCAGAAGGACTTGGCGAATACGCTACAGCAAGTCGCCAAGGATAAAGGGCATTCTTTTTACCATGGAGATTTAGCTGCCAAAGTGGTGCGCGCAAGTCAAATGGAACAAGGGTTATTAACCATGGAGGACTTCGCCAGTCATCGTGCTGATTGGGTGGAGCCGATATCTGTTGATTATCGGGATTGCCGTGCCTATAATTTACCTCCAAATACGCAAGGGATCGCTTCCTTGTCGATACTAAATATTTTGAATCAAATCGATTTATCAACGATCAATGACCAAGAAGCGGCTTATTATCACACCATTGTGGAAGCGACAAAGCTTGCTTTTCGTGACAGGGATAAGTGGGTGACAGATCCTGCTTATACGAATCCGCCAGTTGAAAGCTTATTATCCACTGAATATGGCAAAGAACTTGCTGAGAAAATATCGAATGAGGAATCTTTGCTTTTTGAAAAGCAATTAGATCCTCGAGGAGATACGGTATGGTTCGGTGTTGTAGATCAGTGGGGGAATGCTGTTTCCGTGATTCAGAGCATTTATCATGAATATGGAGCAGCTGTAGTGCCAGAGGATACGGGTATTATTCTGCAGAACAGAGGTAGCTTCTTTACGTTGGATCAACATGCTGTCAACCGTTTACAGCCTAATAAGCGAACGTTTCATACATTAAATCCAGCGATGCTGTTCAAAAATGATAGGCCTTTTCTTATTTATGGCACGATGGGTGGAGAAGGACAACCGCAAACACAGGCGGCACTGGTGACAAGAATGATTGATTACGGTTATTCCGTGCAAGCAGCGATTGAAGCACCACGTTGGTTGTTTGGCAGGACGTGGGGAGCAACCTCGAACTCATTAAAATTAGAAAATCGTATCACAGAAACTATACGCAAGCAATTATTTGATAACGGACATGATATCGAAGTGGTGGAAGCATACAGTGATCTGATGGGACATGCAGGTGCCATCAAAATTAACGAGAATAATGTGAAGCATGCAGGCAGTGATCCAAGAAGTGATGGGCTTGCATTGGGATATTAA